A genomic region of Zea mays cultivar B73 chromosome 6, Zm-B73-REFERENCE-NAM-5.0, whole genome shotgun sequence contains the following coding sequences:
- the LOC100283485 gene encoding Proteasome subunit beta type-7-A, with protein sequence MTGSMDLPAKGGFSFDLCRRNNMLEKNGLKVPGFRKTGTTIVGLVFQDGVVLGADTRATEGPIVADKNCEKIHFMAPNIYCCGAGTAADTEAVTDMVSSQLQLHRYATGRESRVVTALTLLKSHLFKYQGHVSAALVLGGVDCTGPHLHTVYPHGSTDTLPFATMGSGSLAAMSVFESKYKEGLTREEGIQIVCEAICAGIFNDLGSGSNVDVCVITKGKTEYLRNHQLPNPRTYASSKGYSFTKGQTEVLSSKVTLLKQKVEVAEGGDAMEE encoded by the exons ATGACGGGCTCCATGGATCTCCCGGCCAAGGGCGGGTTCAGCTTCGACCTGTGCCGCCGGAACAACATGCTGGAGAAGAACGGGCTCAAGGTCCCGGGATTCAGGAAGACCGGGACAACCATCGTCGGCCTCGTCTTTCAG GATGGGGTTGTTCTTGGGGCAGACACAAGGGCAACTGAGGGCCCCATAGTTGCTGATAAGAACTGTGAGAAAATCCACTTTATGGCACCGAATATATACTGCTGTGGAGCAGGAACTGCTGCGGACACGGAGGCCGTTACAG ATATGGTGAGCTCCCAGCTACAGCTTCACCGTTATGCAACGGGCCGCGAATCAAGAGTTGTAACTGCTCTTACACTACTGAAGTCACACCTCTTCAA GTATCAAGGCCATGTCAGTGCTGCCCTTGTTCTTGGTGGAGTGGATTGTACTGGGCCACATTTACACACT GTTTATCCACACGGGTCCACTGATACTCTTCCTTTTGCCACCATGGGCTCTGGTTCTCTTGCTGCAATGTCAGTGTTTGAATCGAAGTACAAAGAAGGCCTTACT AGGGAGGAGGGAATACAGATTGTGTGCGAAGCAATCTGTGCTGGTATTTTCAATGACTTGGGTAGTGGGAGCAACGTGGACGTCTGCGTGATAACCAAG GGGAAGACAGAATACTTGAGAAACCACCAGTTGCCGAATCCCAGGACTTATGCTAGTTCAAAGGGATACAGTTTCACCAAGGGGCAGACTG AGGTACTGTCTTCAAAGGTCACACTTCTAAAGCAGAAGGTTGAGGTCGCCGAGGGTGGTGATGCTATGGAGGAGTGA